In Acinetobacter sp. CS-2, the sequence CATCACAGACTAGATAACCCTGCCAGTCTTTCAGGAACGCTTCAGCATGCTGACCTGAACGACTATCCTGAAAGTCATAGATCACGGCTTGAACTGGATTGTACTGTGTAGTGGCATAGGCCCAGACATAACCTTTCTTCGGTTTTTTATCATTCTCACCCATCCGCATGATGGTGACCGGCGTTTCATCGGCATGGATCACCCGCTGTTGCAGCACCACCTGTTTTAAGGCATTGGCCAGAGGTTCCAGTTCCACACCGCAGCGACCAATCCAGTCAGATAACGTGGATCTGGACAGATCAATGCCAGCCCGCTGATAGATCAGGCGCTGACGGTACAGCGGCAAATGATCGGCATACTTCGATACCAGCACATGGCTGAGCAGTTCAGGACTGGCAATACCTTTATCAATCACATAGGCGGGCATCGCTTGCTGAGTCAGGGTGTCGCACTGATCACAGACCCATTTGCCACGCACATGCTGTTCCTTATAGAACTGTGCCGGTCTGAAATGCAGTTTTTCACTGATATCTTCGCCGATACGACGTAACTGGCAGCCACAACTGCATTGGGTTGATGCAGGTTCATGCTCAATACGGATGGTGTGTAGATGATCTGGCAGTGGTCGACGTTTAGGTTTATTGGTTTTGGCTTTCTGTGTCACTGCATCGGTTTTATCTGCATTTAGCCGTTCCAGTTCTAGATCAACCGCGGCAATATCTTCTTCAACCGCTTCATCCCACAGGTGGATTTGTTTTGCAGTGAGATGTTCGTTTTTACTGCCGAATTTGTGCTGTTTAAATAGTGCGAGTTCATGCTCGTATTTTTGATTGAGAATAGAAAGATGTTGAACTTTAGAATCTAATTGCTGATTGGTGACTTCAAGATGTTGAACTCTGGCATCTAATTGCTGGTTTGATTTTTCTAATTCTTGATTTGATTGTGCCAGAGACTGATGCTGCATCGCCAACTGCCGGGTAAATTCCAGCAGTTGTTCATGGGTCAGTTGGCTTAAGTCAGGCAGCGTATTCATGACCGCAGTATGCCTGAGGTCATGAGAAGAATGAAATAGAACGTTTGGAGAATAGCAGAATGGAACAGCCTGGTTTAAAGCATCGTCACCACCTGCTGTCGTCCAATGCGCTGCCAGGGCAAACCTTGGATCAGTGCCTGTAACTGTTCCGGGCTGAGGGCCACGGTTTCACCTTGGTGAACTTGAGCCCAGTGAAATTTTCCCTGTTCCAGCCGCCGGGCACACAGCCAGATGCCCAGTCCATCATGTACCAACACTTTTATGCGATGGCCACGTTTATTACAGAACAGGTAAGCACAATGCGGTTTGATGTAGCCAAAGGCTCTCACCACCTGAGCCATGGTCGTATCCATACCTGCACGCATGTCCATGGGCTGAGTAGACAACCAGATTTCATCAATGCGGATCATGTTGCAAGTGCCTTGAGTAATTCTGCCAAGACAGGTATTTCTGATGTCTGCCATTTTAGCTGAATATCATTATTCGTATGAGGCACGGTGATACACAACGTGATCCTCTCATCAATAGGTTGGCTGATTGCAGCAGTGTAAGGCAAAGCAATAAATGCTGGATTCACATGAGTAGGATCCTGCACGGCACCCTCATGATGGCTGAAGATCCTGATCCAACGACTGACAAGGTTGGCATTAATACTATGTTGCAGTGCGACCGAAGCGATCGAGGTATTAGGATTTTTACAGGCATTGACAATACTGAGTTTGAATTCTTGGCTGTATGTTCTGCGTTTTTTAGCAACAGGAGGTGTTGCTGAATATATATCCATGTTCATGGATTAAGTCCCCACTTGTTTTTAGGTGGGAACTAAATTAAGGCTTATAGGATCGCTTGGTAAGGCTGTGTTAGCCGGATGCTTACAAAGGAGATCCAAAGCATTACTTCTCAAGTGAGCCAAGACAAAAATATCGCTTCAGCAATTGAACTCAATCAAAGAAATAACTATGAATTATTGGTTGCAGTATCTCAAAAGAAAAACCTTACCTACTCAGATCTAGGCAGTATTCAATATGGCCAAGTACGTGACACAGTAAATTTGACGAAATATTCTCAATACAAAACTTTGGTGAATGCTGAGTACTAATTTTTATTGTTGTTTGCGTTGTTCAAGAACGCTGATTTATGCACTACTCGTTGTTCTTCCTCATATCGTATCACTTCATGAGCCACGCAATATAGAGATATATTTCTTAGACATTGTTTCCATAAAAGTTCTGGATAGAGTTTTGTATAGGTCAGGAATGTTCTTTTCCCAAAACAACAATATTTCACCCTTCGTTTTGCATAATTTAAAATCATCGGTATTGGTGAGATCCTCTACCTGTTGAATCATCACTTCCCTTTCTTTTTCTTTGGCTTGTTTTTCTAAAACTTTTTGTTCCTTGATTTTGTCTTGTTCAGACAAAAAGTTCCTACTTTTCTCGCGTTTTTCACTGTCAGTAATGAACTTAACCAAGTGGAATAAATGTTCCATCCATTCATCCGTATGGGTTAAGCCAAGGATGCAACCATTTAGATTAAAGCCAACATTAACCAGGCCTATATCTGATGATGTTTTATTTCTGATATTCAAAATGACATCTTCATCCAGTTCATTTTCTGCAATGAATTCGTCTATATAGTGTTGGTACTCTGGAGATAGAAAACCGTCAAAGGTATATCGAACAACTTCTACCAGTAAAAAATTAACCCCGAAAAGTTCAATGTGTTTTTCAATCTCCTCAACAGGGATTTCCAACTGCATTGTAGATACGAGGCTTTCTACGTGGACCAGTGGCTTACCAATTTGCTGTAACTTTTCATAAAGCTCATTTGCATTCATGGGTTGGTTCAATCCGTTTTTTATATTTTATTCAGCACAGCCAATGTCGCATTGAGCATATCGACTGAAACCTCTAATTTTTTTGCTAAACGGGCCATGTGGCCGTCATCAAGTATTCTTAATGCCTTATGTAATGAAGTATAGTTTTTTAGCTCTGAAAACTCTTCAATTTTTTCATTGATATAGACATCATCTAAACCAGCTTCTTCAAAACACTCAATTACAGATAAGCCAACATATGAAAGTTTCTGTTTTTTAACATATGTTGATTGTTTTTGGTCTATTAAACCAAGTTTCACAGCAATTTTGTGGCTTTCACCACGCTTAGGTAGTCGATTGTTTGTGATGACCCTTGTATTGAAAAATTCTTTTTTTACTTGTTCAAAAGTCTTAGCCATTACGGGCACCATCAAAAGTTAATTATTTCGATCGTTTACGATATATCTTTAGAAGTACAAGAAGCGAATAAATTATTAATCTTGGTTCGCTCTAGCGCGTGGATGTGCATCTTTATAAGAACTAATCAACGTTTCGTGATCTACAAGAATATATACTTGTGTCGAAGATAGTGATTTATGACCTAGCATTTCCTGAACGGCGCGAATATTTTTTGTTTTGTTATACAAGTGCGATGCAAAACTATGTCTCAAAGCATGAGTACTACCAATATTTCCAGAACCATGCGCCTTTAACAGAGCTGTAATGCATGCACCTAAATGGTTTTTCGCAATATGTTTGCCAGATGGTGCAATGAATAAATATCCGCAGTCTTCTACTCCAGCTTTTGAAATCCAACGATTACGAACTAAAAGCCAAGTAGAAATAGCCTCTAGTGATTTTTTTCCTAAAAAAACAATCCGTTCATTATTTCCTTTACCCAATACCTTTAGTTGCATAGCACTGAGGTTGATATCACTTAGTTTGATGGCATGTAATTCAGAGATACGTAAACCGCCAGAATAAGCAATTTCTGCAGCTGCTAGATCTCTTAACTTTTGATTATTGTATTTCGGATTTAATGGCGTCTTGTTATCAAGTATCTCATTCAACGTATTCACGGCGATCGGGCGCGGTAAGCTTTGGTTTTTGAACTTAACCCGAATGTCAGAAAAGAAGTTTTCAGGTATATATTCCTTACGCAGACAATAGTTCAGGAAGTTTTTTAAAGCTGATAAATTTTTGTTGAGTGTTCTTGCAGAAACAATATCAACATCGATTCGATGCAACCGAAATGATGTGATGTAATCGCGGTCTAGTTCCAATAGATGTTTACCTTTAAAAAAAGGCATTTCTAACATCAAAAGTAAGCTCTTTTTGTATTCATTAATCGTCATGTCGGACTTATTTTCAAGCTTCAGGCTATCAAGCCATTCTTGAATCAATTCCTCATTCGACATGCTATGCATGGATAGATTTTCCGACATATGAATACCTAAAGCTCTTGAATAGTTTTCTCTAGCTGAACCTGTTTGTCAGCTCCACTTAATTTTATGACAATCTGCACAATATCCATATATTCTTTTACTGAGATTTTGCCATCTGCTTTCGCAGCATCCACGGTCTTACGTAAAAATGGATTGTCTGCATATTTTTGGAATAAAGGGAACGCTTTAAGGTCATTCAGCGCATCAGCATTAATTGAGTCATTTGAATGTTTAATGATGCAATTTTTCACCTGGTTTTCAGGTGTTTTGATGTAGGTCACTTCGGGCATGAATGGCTTGATTTTTGTCACCAATTCCACCTCATTAGAAGTTAAGCAACTATATACAATTTGCGATACTGGCTCTTTTGGACCACTAACACTCCACCCTTTCGTCACTAGAAAAAACGGTATTTTTGAATAAGGATACTTAAACGTATCATCAACAAGCTTATTAAATTGATGTGCAGTTGATAGGTAGCGATCGGAAGAAAAAACATCGATATGCGACATATCATTCGGCACTTCTGAGCATCCCCCGACCATGATTACAGTGGCAATTGATAGGAGAGCTTTTTTCATAGTTTTAACCTTAATTTGATTAGTGGGAAAAGCAACTTATAACTTTTGCTTAGGCTACGGTTAATAATTGTACCAAAACATAAAAATAGCGGTCGAGATAGACCGCTTAATGCATTAGAAATTGAATTTTTCAGTGTTGTACGCATAGATTTTATTAATATCAATGCGTTTACCTTGCATGGTTGTTATTGCAGTTGGTTGGAATTTAATTGCAAGATCTTTAATTTCAACGTCTTTCCATTCTGGCATGGAAGACGGTATATCAATAGTGCGGCGCTCTTTGGTACGGGTAGCTGGTATCCAGTGGTTTAACTTAACCATTGAGTCACCTAACAATGTACCTGTTTTGCGATCAACAATGCGTAAGTTTCCTTCCACCGAACGTATTTTTAAACCAGAATAGTTATCAATTCCATAAGTAAATGTGTTTTGGTTTTTACCGTAAAAACGTACTGTAAATTGATCGCGCATATAATAATCGTAATGTGCTTTTAATACCTGAAGCATAGTTTCACGATCTACAACATTTTCGACAATATCTTTGTCAGTACGTAAGGACTGCAGTTTATTAAGTGCTGGTTCAACATTCAATTGTTCGTCTGATACGTTTGGATTAACTAAAGGGTTACGTTGAGGGTAGAAAATATCGTTTAAGTAAGCTGTGTGCTGAACTAATAAATACATCGCTCGTTGTCGAGTATTCATCTGTTGATAAAGGTGAGCTGTCGCTTTGTATCGTTGATTTGAATTGTTCTCAAAATAGCTATCAGACAGTTTATATTCGCTGATTTCAGGTGTAAGGCCACCAGCAACAACATTAAAGTTTTTAGATGGCGTTAAAAGCCCCACGTAAGCTTCTTTAAAGTTTGGATTTGGGGTTGGTACATCATCATAAGCAAAAGCAGTATGTGCTATTACAGTACCAAGGATACCCACCATCGCAGTTTTTAATAGTTTCATTCAGTATTCTCTGTATAACTTTAAAAGGGTTTTATGTTTGAAAGTATAATACTTTATTTTTGTGCATTTAAAAAACCACTATTTAAACTTAAAGTAAAAATAATAATATTTCTTAAACCTATTTAACGCCATTCGTTAAACTATCGCTTAATCTCATTAGTCTTTTAAAGGTCAGGTAGTTTTTTGGTAGTAGTTTAGAATTAAGCGTTAAATTTGAGCATTGATCTAAGTCAATTTGGGCATTTTGATCGATAGGAAAGAGTTGTCCTTGATATGCAAAACCAGTCGAATTTTTAGCGATCGACTCAATCAAAAATACACCGTATTTATCTTGTTCCGTGGCCACTGTACTTAAACCACCTAAGGATGTAATCAGGTTTTTAAAATATCCTGGTATTGCGTTCTTAGTGCGTAAGAATTCTATTTGATTTTCAAATGCTTCAGGTGTGAGACATAACATAAAAGCATTTTTCTTTTCTTCTGGCGTTTCAAATACCTTGCCATTGGTCCACGACAGGATATTCGGCTTGAATACATGCAGTACTTCAACCGATTTAAGAAGATCCGCTACATTTGTTTTATGTTGTTCATCGGCTTCAGGCACAAACTGATTTTTGGTATATACCGCAGTACAAAACCACTCATAATCAATTAGCTGATTATCGGCATCTAATGGTTCATACAGCAAATACACGGCGCTATCACGCTTAATGGCCAACAGTGGTGATACTGCATATTGTTCTGCAAACTGAGTGATTGCATCCAAGAGCTCACTTGATATGTTGAGTTTTTTGGCATTGAATTCATCGCAAATTAACAGTAATTCTTGAGTGAGTGTTGGTACCACGTTTAACGGCGAACCAGTCTTGTTCAGCATCTCGTTAATAGCATTCTCAATTGCCCCTTTTGTTAGGCTATTGATGAACTGCAGCTGCTCTAATGAGATCCCTTCATGATCCAAAGCCTGTATGACCAGATCAAAAGCATGACGAATTTTCTTCTCAAAATGGTTTGCGTACGATAATCCCCAAGCGTCAGAAAAAAATGAGACTGTTTGTTCTGTATAGCTGGTATTCATTAGGGTTTTGGCAAGTTGCGCGTTACCGATTAAGTCACTTTCATCTTCTAATTTTTTACGCAAGTACTTCTCAATACCTTGTTTGCGAACGTACTGGATCTTCTTCAGGTTTTGACTTGATAGCCAAGTCTTATATTGCGATACAGCATATTGAATGTTCATATCGGCATATGCAGTAATACGGCAAGGTATACCATCAAAGAACGTTGGTAGAAGCACCTGTAAGAGCTCTAAATCACAAAGAGAAGCATAGATAACGCCGTCAGCCACTTCAAGGTCTGTAATCTTCACTGAGAATGAGTGAATACCGACTCGAACCAGTATTAATTTATCGGTATTTATTAGCACCGCATCATAAGAACTTTCACTGGTGATATTGTTTGCTTTAACCCATTTTTCCCAATGGTTAACGATATGGCCAGAAAGCGCTTCACGAGTATCGAAAGGTTGATCTAGATCTGCAGTTGCACTTATGAACGTATCTAAGCTAAACGCATATCGTAAAGGCTTTAGCTCGATATATGTCTCAATCGCTGTTGTATGTTGCTGAATACCATTAGTAATGCTTTGGAGCTTCAGTGCATAGTTCAAAGCCTCAAGCTGGAGCACTTCATCATCACCGATCTGCTGAAACACCGATGTAGCATATGAAAAATTAGTTTGTTCGCCGTGAATATAACGTCTTTCTTGCCCAATCTGCAGATACAGATTTTTGGCATCAGATTGGACTAAATCTAGGTAATTTTGTGGCTGAAGATCCTGAGCAAGTTGCGTAAAAGGTATTTTAATTTTTGATACTTTAGGTGCTTTTTTTAAACCTTCAATTGATGTCGGAAATTCAATAACATCTAAAATAAAATCTAGGTTTAAAGTTTTAACATCTATGATCAAATGGTTTTTATAAAAACGTCCAATCAGGTTATTAAAAAAACAAACTTGGGTTTTATGGTTTAGCATAAATATACCTTTATGAATCTTAAAGATCATCTTATAATAGTAGTATAAGTTTTAATACTATTTATCATGTGGTATTTTTAAACAAAGATAAAACTTTTAGTGAGTTGTTTCATGACAGAATCAGTTGTACCAAATAATAGCGCTTCAGAGAACGCACAAATACCAGGTACGATCG encodes:
- the tnpC gene encoding IS66 family transposase, with product MNTLPDLSQLTHEQLLEFTRQLAMQHQSLAQSNQELEKSNQQLDARVQHLEVTNQQLDSKVQHLSILNQKYEHELALFKQHKFGSKNEHLTAKQIHLWDEAVEEDIAAVDLELERLNADKTDAVTQKAKTNKPKRRPLPDHLHTIRIEHEPASTQCSCGCQLRRIGEDISEKLHFRPAQFYKEQHVRGKWVCDQCDTLTQQAMPAYVIDKGIASPELLSHVLVSKYADHLPLYRQRLIYQRAGIDLSRSTLSDWIGRCGVELEPLANALKQVVLQQRVIHADETPVTIMRMGENDKKPKKGYVWAYATTQYNPVQAVIYDFQDSRSGQHAEAFLKDWQGYLVCDDYSGYKARFKSGDVIEVGCMAHARRKFHELHVTGKSQVAEQALVLIQKLYAIEAELRKKTDGTAEDRREYRQQHSQPVMQQLYEWLNQHQLTVPSSSPTAKAINYTLKRWPALSRYLDDGNLPIDNNWAENSMRPWALGRKNWLFAGSLRSGQRAANIMTLIQSAKLNGLDPYAYLSDVLKRLPTHKVTQIEELLPHCWKPKSN
- the tnpB gene encoding IS66 family insertion sequence element accessory protein TnpB (TnpB, as the term is used for proteins encoded by IS66 family insertion elements, is considered an accessory protein, since TnpC, encoded by a neighboring gene, is a DDE family transposase.), giving the protein MIRIDEIWLSTQPMDMRAGMDTTMAQVVRAFGYIKPHCAYLFCNKRGHRIKVLVHDGLGIWLCARRLEQGKFHWAQVHQGETVALSPEQLQALIQGLPWQRIGRQQVVTML
- a CDS encoding transposase; translated protein: MNMDIYSATPPVAKKRRTYSQEFKLSIVNACKNPNTSIASVALQHSINANLVSRWIRIFSHHEGAVQDPTHVNPAFIALPYTAAISQPIDERITLCITVPHTNNDIQLKWQTSEIPVLAELLKALAT
- a CDS encoding tyrosine-type recombinase/integrase yields the protein MSENLSMHSMSNEELIQEWLDSLKLENKSDMTINEYKKSLLLMLEMPFFKGKHLLELDRDYITSFRLHRIDVDIVSARTLNKNLSALKNFLNYCLRKEYIPENFFSDIRVKFKNQSLPRPIAVNTLNEILDNKTPLNPKYNNQKLRDLAAAEIAYSGGLRISELHAIKLSDINLSAMQLKVLGKGNNERIVFLGKKSLEAISTWLLVRNRWISKAGVEDCGYLFIAPSGKHIAKNHLGACITALLKAHGSGNIGSTHALRHSFASHLYNKTKNIRAVQEMLGHKSLSSTQVYILVDHETLISSYKDAHPRARANQD